One Luteolibacter flavescens genomic region harbors:
- a CDS encoding CheR family methyltransferase — protein sequence MIEDTGTLFLRGILAAAGLNPSHYRGTPLLRRLPSCLRALRVDSLHEARRLLSARPELTSKALEALLIGTTELFRDPAVFIHLEQEVMPLLLRRPARPRIWSAGCSEGAELYSVGLLLAKLGALDECVLLGSDCRPGALARARQGVYLPGDRSLPVNGGQWQRLSDGRIAMSHELRKAMRWEQSDLLASGPTGTWDLILCRNLAIYLEPASADALWSRLSDALAPGGFLVVGRAEKPNLPGLHRVAPSIYHKCSSSHRTSP from the coding sequence ATGATCGAAGACACCGGCACGCTCTTCCTTCGCGGCATTCTCGCGGCGGCGGGGCTGAATCCCTCACACTATCGCGGCACGCCATTGCTCCGGCGGCTCCCTTCCTGCCTGCGCGCCCTGCGGGTGGACAGCCTTCATGAAGCGCGGCGGCTTTTGAGCGCGAGGCCGGAGCTGACCTCGAAGGCGCTTGAGGCCCTCCTGATCGGCACCACGGAGCTGTTCCGGGATCCCGCGGTTTTCATCCATCTGGAGCAGGAGGTCATGCCGCTGTTGCTGCGCCGCCCTGCCCGTCCCCGCATCTGGAGCGCGGGCTGCTCGGAGGGTGCCGAGCTCTACTCCGTCGGCCTGCTGCTGGCAAAGCTGGGTGCCCTCGACGAGTGCGTCCTGTTGGGAAGCGACTGCCGACCCGGTGCACTTGCCCGGGCAAGGCAAGGCGTCTATCTCCCCGGTGATCGCAGTCTGCCTGTGAACGGCGGCCAATGGCAAAGACTCTCCGACGGCCGCATCGCCATGTCGCACGAGCTTCGCAAGGCCATGCGCTGGGAGCAGTCCGACCTGCTCGCCTCCGGCCCCACCGGCACGTGGGATCTCATCCTCTGCCGGAATCTCGCCATCTACCTCGAGCCCGCCTCGGCCGACGCCCTCTGGTCGCGATTGTCGGATGCCCTCGCACCCGGCGGATTCCTCGTCGTCGGCAGGGCGGAGAAGCCGAACCTGCCCGGCCTGCATCGCGTCGCCCCTTCGATTTATCACAAATGCTCCAGCAGTCATCGAACGAGCCCATGA
- a CDS encoding glycosyltransferase family 4 protein, giving the protein MKIAMLSWESLHSIPVGGGAVHVTELAAALERRGHEVHVFTRLGQGQTTSALIDGVHYHRCPIELHPDFITETNNMGNALMYFLAAHEVESGKPFDIVHGHDWLCSKAVAQAKNDHGRKAVFTIHSTQFGRTGNNLHTGVCDRIRAIEREGTYVADRVIAVSGYLADEVKWQYEVPDWKLRVVYNGIDCTRFDDPIDPAICRASYGVAPMDPMILFVGRISTQKGPDLLLEAMPSILHYKPNAKAVFVGGGDMLGHLKHRAKELGVDFAVRFPGAMSPDGDVMNLFKSADVVCVPSRNEPFGIVVLEAWAASKPVVVTRNGGPRDFVSHGEDGYIVDATAWGIADGVKAAFSNFEHARWMGSRGRVKAAYGFSWDTIAEQTEAVYREILPVSAVVEGKKTEVSETAEPVAKNAPVTEIDSPDKAVAKKPEVPAVKKTPELKIPESAKDDVMTRDR; this is encoded by the coding sequence ATGAAAATCGCCATGCTGTCTTGGGAGAGCCTCCACTCGATACCGGTGGGGGGAGGGGCCGTCCACGTGACGGAGCTGGCCGCAGCGCTGGAGCGCCGGGGGCATGAGGTCCACGTCTTCACCCGGCTGGGGCAGGGGCAGACGACTTCCGCGCTCATCGATGGCGTGCACTACCACCGCTGTCCCATCGAGCTGCACCCCGACTTCATCACCGAGACGAATAACATGGGCAACGCGCTCATGTATTTCCTGGCCGCCCACGAGGTAGAGTCGGGCAAGCCCTTCGACATCGTCCACGGCCACGACTGGCTGTGCTCGAAGGCCGTCGCGCAGGCGAAGAACGACCACGGGCGAAAGGCGGTCTTCACCATCCACTCCACCCAATTCGGCCGCACGGGCAACAACCTGCACACCGGCGTGTGCGATCGCATCCGGGCAATCGAGCGGGAGGGCACGTATGTGGCGGACCGGGTGATCGCCGTGTCGGGTTACTTGGCGGACGAGGTGAAGTGGCAGTATGAGGTGCCGGATTGGAAGCTGCGCGTGGTTTACAATGGTATCGACTGCACGCGCTTCGACGATCCCATCGACCCGGCGATCTGCCGGGCCAGCTACGGCGTCGCGCCGATGGACCCGATGATCTTGTTCGTGGGGCGGATCAGTACCCAGAAGGGCCCGGATCTCTTGCTGGAAGCGATGCCTTCCATCCTTCACTACAAGCCGAATGCAAAGGCAGTCTTCGTGGGCGGCGGCGACATGCTGGGCCACCTGAAGCATCGGGCGAAGGAGCTGGGAGTGGATTTTGCCGTGCGCTTCCCCGGTGCGATGAGCCCGGACGGGGACGTGATGAATCTCTTCAAGAGCGCGGACGTGGTCTGCGTGCCAAGCCGCAATGAGCCCTTCGGCATCGTGGTGCTGGAGGCATGGGCTGCGTCAAAGCCGGTGGTGGTGACGCGTAATGGCGGACCGCGCGACTTCGTCTCGCATGGCGAGGACGGCTACATCGTGGACGCGACTGCCTGGGGCATCGCCGACGGGGTGAAAGCGGCATTCTCGAACTTTGAGCACGCACGCTGGATGGGCAGCCGTGGCCGGGTAAAGGCAGCGTATGGCTTCAGTTGGGATACGATCGCCGAGCAGACTGAGGCGGTCTATCGGGAGATCCTTCCTGTGAGTGCGGTCGTAGAAGGGAAGAAGACGGAGGTCTCAGAGACTGCTGAACCTGTCGCAAAGAATGCTCCGGTGACGGAGATTGATTCTCCTGACAAAGCCGTCGCAAAGAAGCCAGAGGTGCCAGCGGTGAAGAAGACGCCGGAACTGAAAATTCCAGAGAGCGCTAAGGATGACGTCATGACGCGTGACCGCTGA
- a CDS encoding 4-hydroxy-3-methylbut-2-enyl diphosphate reductase: MSEAAQKRPRVNVRRPDVMTQVNAEVERHYRSSIVERIRTSGGEITLGNTTVRLAQQFGFCYGVERAIDLAYAARRVFPENRIFLIGEIIHNPEVNRQLVDMGIVSLPWKQLTDDYDQLTTEDVVIVPAFGAPTNFMGKIEERGCYVVDTTCGDVMKVWRRVRGYAKDGITSIIHGKAGHEETQATASRAMGEDGKGHYLIVLTLDETDAVCQYIREGGDKDAFLKRFAHAVSEDFDPDLHLQKVGVANQTTMLKSETEEIQRRVRAAVEARDGSAENFIFFDTICGATQERQDALFEMLRRKMDMLFVVGGYNSSNTTHLVEIGEQSLPTFFIRNAQCLQSLEQIVHFDLHEKAEVTSGYPGALLGEQPVVIGITAGASCPNNLIEDTIFRIFEMRGVPRDQVKAV; encoded by the coding sequence ATGAGCGAAGCCGCACAGAAGCGCCCCCGAGTGAACGTCCGCCGCCCGGACGTGATGACCCAGGTCAATGCCGAGGTGGAGCGCCACTACCGCTCGTCCATCGTGGAGCGCATCCGCACGAGCGGCGGCGAGATCACGCTGGGCAATACCACCGTGCGGCTGGCCCAGCAATTCGGCTTTTGCTACGGCGTGGAGCGGGCGATCGACCTCGCCTACGCCGCGCGCCGGGTCTTCCCGGAGAACCGCATCTTCCTGATCGGCGAGATCATCCACAATCCCGAGGTGAACCGCCAGCTCGTGGACATGGGCATCGTCTCCCTGCCTTGGAAGCAGCTCACCGATGACTACGACCAGCTCACCACGGAGGACGTGGTGATCGTCCCGGCCTTCGGCGCGCCGACGAATTTCATGGGCAAGATCGAGGAGCGCGGCTGCTACGTGGTGGATACCACCTGCGGCGACGTGATGAAGGTCTGGCGCCGGGTCCGCGGCTACGCGAAGGACGGCATCACCTCCATCATCCACGGCAAGGCCGGTCACGAGGAAACCCAGGCCACTGCCTCCCGCGCCATGGGCGAGGATGGAAAGGGTCACTATCTCATCGTCCTGACGCTCGATGAGACCGACGCGGTCTGCCAATACATCCGCGAAGGTGGCGACAAGGATGCTTTCCTCAAGCGTTTCGCGCATGCGGTCTCGGAGGATTTCGACCCCGATCTGCACCTGCAGAAAGTCGGCGTGGCCAACCAGACCACGATGCTGAAAAGCGAGACGGAAGAAATCCAACGCCGGGTCCGCGCTGCCGTGGAGGCGCGCGACGGATCGGCGGAGAATTTCATCTTCTTCGACACCATTTGCGGAGCGACCCAGGAGCGGCAGGACGCGCTTTTCGAGATGCTGCGCCGGAAGATGGACATGCTCTTCGTCGTCGGTGGCTACAACAGCTCGAACACGACGCACCTCGTGGAAATCGGCGAGCAATCCCTGCCGACCTTCTTCATCCGGAATGCCCAGTGCCTCCAGTCTCTGGAGCAGATCGTCCACTTCGACCTGCATGAAAAGGCCGAGGTCACGAGCGGCTACCCCGGTGCCCTCCTCGGCGAGCAGCCCGTGGTCATCGGCATCACCGCCGGCGCGAGTTGCCCGAACAACCTGATCGAAGACACCATTTTCCGGATCTTCGAAATGCGCGGCGTCCCGCGGGATCAGGTGAAGGCGGTGTGA
- a CDS encoding TIGR02206 family membrane protein has translation MPPVFHPFTAMHGWAMVIGFTGIAMLVIWGKKAGKNERIPRSILAFLCLAAFGYTQAAWMSDVRTPDLDSTLPLHLCDLAAFVAGFALLTGKRLLCVLTYFWGLAATIQALLTPAITVGFPHPAFVAFFVHHFAIVGAALYLPIVRGWRSGRPWWRGPLTALLWANVYLILSMAVNAWLGTNFGFTARKPVNPSLLDHMGDWPYYLIGMQALAVVLFSLLALPVLGKKNAESPAIGPEKA, from the coding sequence ATGCCGCCAGTCTTTCATCCCTTCACCGCCATGCACGGCTGGGCGATGGTCATCGGCTTCACCGGCATCGCCATGCTGGTCATCTGGGGAAAGAAGGCCGGGAAAAACGAACGCATCCCCCGCTCCATTCTCGCGTTCCTTTGCTTGGCGGCATTCGGATACACGCAGGCAGCGTGGATGAGCGATGTGCGGACTCCGGATCTCGATAGCACGCTGCCGCTGCACCTGTGCGATCTGGCGGCCTTTGTCGCCGGCTTCGCCCTGCTGACCGGGAAGCGCCTGCTGTGCGTGCTGACCTATTTCTGGGGGCTGGCTGCCACCATCCAGGCACTGCTGACCCCGGCGATCACCGTGGGCTTCCCCCACCCGGCTTTCGTCGCCTTCTTCGTGCACCATTTCGCCATCGTCGGCGCGGCGCTCTACCTGCCCATCGTCCGCGGCTGGCGCTCCGGGCGTCCGTGGTGGCGCGGGCCGCTGACGGCGTTGCTTTGGGCGAATGTCTATCTGATCCTCTCCATGGCCGTGAATGCCTGGCTCGGCACGAATTTCGGCTTCACCGCCCGCAAGCCGGTCAATCCCAGCCTGCTCGACCACATGGGCGACTGGCCCTACTATCTCATCGGCATGCAGGCCTTGGCCGTCGTCCTGTTTTCCCTGCTGGCCTTGCCCGTGCTGGGGAAAAAGAACGCTGAATCCCCCGCCATCGGGCCGGAAAAAGCCTGA
- a CDS encoding sugar phosphate isomerase/epimerase family protein — MKRRSLFAMVPAASALLALRSHGKPIAPEALTEAGFTISVQCWSLKEFTLWEAIEKSAAAGAGAVEVFPGQKIGGDLGDAKLGPDLSDDQIAKLLEHAKKNGITPVNFGVTGISKDEAEARKTFEFAKKMGLYGVTTESLDALDTLEKLAKEYDIKVCFHNHPKPTHLWDPNKIWDAIKDRHENIGYCADVGHWATSGLDPLEVIKKVAPRVHSFHMKDREAVGKWTHDRPFGTGVIDNAAILDEVRKHGFAGNVTIEYEHNWKTNVPEIAQCVGYLRAYSKLRKA, encoded by the coding sequence ATGAAACGCCGCTCTCTCTTTGCCATGGTCCCCGCCGCGTCCGCCCTGCTTGCGCTCCGCTCGCACGGCAAGCCGATCGCTCCTGAAGCGCTGACGGAGGCCGGATTCACGATCTCCGTGCAGTGCTGGTCGCTGAAGGAATTCACCCTGTGGGAGGCCATCGAGAAGTCTGCCGCTGCCGGTGCGGGCGCGGTGGAAGTTTTCCCCGGCCAGAAGATCGGCGGCGACCTCGGCGATGCGAAACTGGGTCCCGATCTCTCCGATGACCAGATCGCCAAGCTGCTGGAGCATGCGAAGAAGAATGGCATCACCCCGGTGAACTTCGGCGTCACCGGCATCTCCAAGGATGAGGCCGAGGCGCGGAAGACCTTCGAATTTGCCAAGAAGATGGGCCTCTACGGCGTGACCACCGAGTCGCTGGACGCCCTCGACACGCTGGAGAAGCTGGCGAAGGAATACGACATCAAGGTCTGCTTCCACAACCATCCGAAGCCGACCCACCTGTGGGACCCGAACAAGATCTGGGACGCGATCAAGGACCGCCACGAGAACATCGGCTACTGCGCCGACGTGGGTCACTGGGCGACCTCGGGCCTCGATCCGCTGGAGGTGATCAAGAAGGTGGCACCGCGTGTCCATTCCTTCCACATGAAGGATCGCGAGGCCGTGGGCAAGTGGACGCACGACCGCCCCTTCGGCACCGGCGTCATCGACAATGCCGCGATCCTCGATGAGGTGCGCAAGCACGGCTTCGCCGGAAACGTGACCATCGAGTACGAACACAACTGGAAGACGAACGTGCCGGAGATCGCGCAATGCGTGGGTTATCTCCGCGCCTACTCAAAGCTGCGGAAGGCCTGA
- a CDS encoding DUF4870 domain-containing protein produces the protein MNDPYSPPSASAASQPSALSSEDRTWALAAHLSALTAYFTGVGMVVGPLVVWLINKDSRPYAAAEAKEALNFNISWLLWGILWGIASFILTFVFIGILMFFALGLFYIIWTVLCIIAAVKANEGKPYRYPLTVRFIS, from the coding sequence ATGAATGATCCTTACTCGCCGCCGTCCGCGTCAGCCGCTTCGCAGCCGTCCGCACTTTCCAGTGAGGATCGCACCTGGGCACTGGCCGCGCACTTGTCCGCACTCACTGCCTACTTCACCGGGGTCGGCATGGTCGTGGGGCCACTGGTGGTATGGCTCATCAACAAGGACTCCAGGCCCTATGCCGCGGCGGAGGCAAAGGAAGCGCTCAATTTCAATATCTCCTGGCTGCTGTGGGGCATCCTCTGGGGTATCGCTTCCTTCATCCTCACGTTCGTTTTCATCGGCATCTTGATGTTCTTTGCGCTCGGCCTTTTCTACATCATCTGGACCGTCCTCTGCATCATCGCCGCGGTGAAGGCGAACGAGGGCAAGCCGTATCGCTATCCGCTGACGGTGCGCTTCATTTCGTGA
- a CDS encoding AAA family ATPase — MKACHVVTGPAGAGKSSHARRLAAELGACLIDSDTATERLVRAGLTLAGLNSDDRDSPSYKRAYRDAVYEAMFDLAVANLPQVPVVLAGPFTREGGEADWPDRLERRLGVKPVLHFVWCEIEVRRQRMIARGEERDLPKLRDWQTYAASCREESPVWEHVFVET, encoded by the coding sequence GTGAAGGCCTGCCACGTGGTCACAGGTCCGGCGGGCGCGGGGAAGTCTTCCCATGCCCGCCGTCTTGCTGCGGAGCTGGGTGCCTGCCTGATCGACAGTGACACCGCCACCGAGCGGCTCGTCCGTGCCGGTCTCACGCTTGCGGGGCTGAATTCGGATGACCGGGATTCGCCCAGCTACAAGCGCGCCTATCGCGATGCGGTGTATGAGGCTATGTTTGATCTCGCGGTGGCGAACTTGCCGCAGGTGCCGGTGGTGCTCGCCGGGCCATTCACCCGAGAAGGCGGTGAGGCAGATTGGCCGGATCGCTTGGAAAGGAGGCTCGGCGTAAAGCCCGTGCTGCATTTCGTCTGGTGCGAGATCGAGGTGCGTCGGCAGCGGATGATTGCCCGCGGGGAAGAACGCGACCTGCCGAAGCTCCGTGACTGGCAAACCTACGCCGCCTCCTGCCGCGAGGAGAGTCCAGTGTGGGAGCATGTTTTCGTGGAGACGTAA
- a CDS encoding YqjF family protein, whose amino-acid sequence MNPVELAQRLAARERPTGRPVMKQRWSRLLFLHWRVDPELLRPLLPPGLHLDLHEGEAWLGVVPFLMERVRPVMLPAVPGLSWFLELNVRIYCHDDSGQPGVWFLSLDCNQPVAVELARRLFLLPYQHARMRCGGDLKATRYHCLRSGETEEAIYEYGPDGEAQEAEPGSLEFFLLERYVLFSSGRNGQLFSGKVHHPPYRWAQAKCDRWSTLPMKWDGLPEPHGKPESALWSERVDVDIFPLRRLMR is encoded by the coding sequence ATGAATCCCGTGGAGCTCGCGCAACGCCTCGCCGCACGCGAGCGTCCCACGGGTCGGCCGGTGATGAAACAGCGCTGGTCACGGCTGCTGTTTCTCCACTGGCGGGTCGATCCCGAACTCTTGCGACCGCTCCTTCCGCCGGGATTGCACCTCGACCTGCACGAGGGCGAGGCATGGCTCGGGGTGGTCCCCTTTCTCATGGAGCGGGTGCGCCCGGTGATGCTGCCCGCGGTGCCGGGGCTCTCCTGGTTTCTGGAGCTGAACGTGCGGATCTATTGCCACGATGACTCGGGCCAGCCGGGCGTGTGGTTCCTCTCGCTCGATTGCAACCAGCCGGTGGCCGTGGAGCTGGCGCGGAGGCTTTTCCTTCTGCCCTACCAACACGCGCGGATGCGTTGCGGCGGCGATCTGAAGGCAACGCGCTACCACTGCTTGCGAAGCGGCGAGACCGAGGAGGCCATCTATGAGTATGGGCCGGATGGCGAAGCACAGGAGGCGGAGCCGGGGTCGCTTGAGTTCTTTCTGTTAGAGCGATACGTGCTATTCTCCAGCGGGAGGAATGGGCAGCTCTTCAGTGGAAAGGTGCATCACCCGCCCTACCGCTGGGCACAGGCGAAATGCGACCGCTGGTCCACGCTGCCGATGAAATGGGACGGCCTGCCCGAGCCTCACGGAAAGCCCGAGTCGGCCCTGTGGTCGGAGCGTGTGGACGTGGACATCTTCCCCCTGCGGAGACTGATGCGTTAA